One Arthrobacter sp. StoSoilB19 DNA window includes the following coding sequences:
- a CDS encoding O-methyltransferase: MFEHKPRPEWIATEEFLSRTVVHPDEAVQQAIRTAADAGMPAIEVAPNAGKLLKLLVQLSGAHRILEIGTLAGYSTIWMGRGLPHHGKLVTCEYLPQHAEVAWANIDAAGLGERVEIRLGPALETLAALEEEDREPFDFIFIDADKQNNSRYLDWAVKLGRPGAVVVLDNTIWEGAVLDPDMDPVNAPGIIDALRLLGNHPRLDATVIQTVGSKGWDGFALARILPQKQ, encoded by the coding sequence ATGTTCGAGCACAAACCCCGGCCGGAATGGATTGCCACCGAGGAGTTCCTGTCCCGCACCGTGGTGCATCCGGACGAGGCGGTCCAGCAGGCCATCCGCACTGCGGCTGACGCCGGCATGCCGGCCATTGAGGTGGCGCCAAACGCCGGGAAGCTCCTGAAGCTCCTGGTCCAGTTGTCCGGCGCCCACCGCATCCTGGAGATCGGGACCCTGGCGGGTTACAGCACCATCTGGATGGGCCGCGGCCTTCCCCACCACGGCAAGCTCGTCACCTGCGAATACCTGCCGCAGCATGCAGAAGTGGCGTGGGCCAACATCGACGCCGCCGGCCTGGGTGAAAGGGTGGAAATCCGGCTGGGCCCCGCGCTGGAAACCCTGGCTGCCCTCGAGGAAGAGGACAGGGAGCCGTTCGACTTCATCTTCATCGACGCCGATAAGCAAAACAACAGCCGCTACCTCGACTGGGCCGTCAAGCTGGGCAGGCCGGGTGCGGTGGTGGTCCTGGACAACACGATCTGGGAAGGGGCCGTCCTGGACCCGGACATGGACCCGGTGAACGCGCCAGGAATCATCGACGCACTCCGGCTGCTCGGCAACCACCCGCGCCTGGACGCCACTGTCATCCAGACGGTGGGTTCCAAGGGGTGGGACGGGTTCGCGCTGGCGCGCATCCTCCCGCAAAAACAGTAA
- a CDS encoding glycosyltransferase — protein sequence MTVTASGGSGAANSIRQVAVVIPAHNEEQHLKRALTAARAAADRAESELTGVRVQVVVVLDSCTDGSAAVAAVFAAEDPRYMVLPVDFRSVGKSRQAGAEAALENATRRSPAGGSTAGSSLRHVWLANTDADSCVPENWLVRQLELAAGGADVVLGSVEPDGHGMPHHLAARWHARHVPTENHPHVYGANLGVRASSYLAAGGFPGVDFDEDRALVDRLRGSGASMVATDTTRVLTSGRTVGRAPRGFAAYLLALAQP from the coding sequence ATGACGGTCACGGCTTCAGGGGGAAGCGGCGCTGCCAACAGCATCCGGCAAGTTGCGGTGGTGATTCCCGCGCACAACGAGGAGCAGCACCTTAAGCGTGCGCTGACCGCAGCCCGTGCCGCGGCAGACCGGGCCGAGTCGGAACTTACCGGCGTACGCGTGCAGGTGGTGGTTGTCCTGGACAGCTGCACGGATGGCTCCGCTGCGGTGGCGGCGGTCTTTGCTGCTGAGGACCCGCGGTACATGGTCCTGCCGGTGGACTTCCGGAGCGTGGGCAAGAGCAGGCAGGCAGGGGCCGAAGCCGCGCTGGAGAACGCAACCAGGCGTTCTCCTGCGGGTGGATCCACGGCAGGTTCTTCGCTGCGGCACGTTTGGCTGGCCAACACGGATGCCGATTCCTGCGTTCCGGAAAACTGGCTGGTGCGCCAACTGGAATTGGCCGCCGGGGGTGCCGACGTCGTCCTTGGATCTGTGGAGCCTGATGGCCACGGCATGCCCCACCACCTCGCTGCCCGATGGCATGCCCGGCATGTTCCAACGGAGAACCACCCCCACGTGTACGGTGCCAACCTTGGGGTGCGTGCCTCGTCCTACCTTGCGGCAGGCGGGTTTCCCGGGGTTGATTTCGATGAGGACCGGGCTCTGGTGGACCGGCTTCGCGGCAGCGGGGCGAGCATGGTTGCCACGGACACAACCCGGGTTCTCACCTCCGGAAGGACTGTGGGGCGGGCGCCGCGGGGGTTTGCCGCCTACCTCCTGGCGCTGGCCCAGCCATAG
- a CDS encoding YihY/virulence factor BrkB family protein, translating to MATHDDSETSTAKAGQAPDPNDARKPTSPRDLDKPSWKYITRKTLREFSKDQCPDLAAALTYYAVLSLFPALLALVSLLGLFGDPQKTTNALLEIVRGFAPAETVNTISGPVSELTSAPAAGLTLVIGLATALWSASGYVGAFGRAMNRVYEVDEGRAFVKLRGTMLAVTLLAVVIVALLAGMLVLSGPVSEAVGGLIGLSGPFLMVWNIAKWPVMIVLIIAIIAVLYYATPNVKQPKFRWMSMGSGIALVVFLIASLGFGFYVGNFGNYNKTYGALGSVIIMLLWLWILNMSLLFGAEFDAEVERGRQLQAGIKAEETIQLPPRDTKKSEKMQQQIEEDIKHGRELREKYSSENGGNGSADSQDGQPAGNGQDGGHHGERHRDRVREKVQHRAGNGESDDGGRPSGKA from the coding sequence GCGGGCCAGGCTCCGGATCCAAACGACGCAAGGAAACCCACCAGCCCAAGGGACCTGGACAAACCGTCCTGGAAATACATCACCAGGAAGACCCTCCGGGAGTTCAGCAAGGACCAGTGCCCCGACCTGGCAGCAGCCCTGACCTACTACGCGGTCCTGTCGCTGTTCCCCGCCCTGCTGGCACTGGTCTCACTTCTTGGCCTCTTTGGCGATCCCCAGAAGACCACTAATGCCTTGCTGGAAATCGTGCGCGGCTTCGCTCCTGCCGAGACCGTCAATACGATCAGCGGTCCCGTCTCGGAACTGACGAGTGCCCCGGCGGCCGGGCTCACCCTGGTGATCGGCCTTGCCACCGCCCTGTGGTCGGCATCCGGCTATGTTGGGGCCTTTGGGCGGGCGATGAACCGGGTTTACGAGGTGGATGAAGGGCGCGCCTTCGTGAAGCTCCGCGGCACCATGCTGGCCGTCACCCTCCTGGCCGTGGTCATCGTGGCACTGTTGGCCGGCATGCTGGTCCTCAGCGGGCCGGTCTCCGAGGCCGTGGGCGGGCTCATCGGCCTCAGCGGCCCGTTCCTCATGGTCTGGAACATCGCCAAGTGGCCCGTCATGATCGTCCTGATCATCGCCATCATTGCTGTCCTCTACTACGCCACGCCCAACGTCAAGCAGCCCAAGTTCCGCTGGATGAGCATGGGCTCCGGAATCGCGCTGGTCGTGTTCCTGATCGCCTCCCTGGGCTTCGGCTTCTACGTGGGTAACTTCGGCAACTACAACAAGACCTACGGCGCCTTGGGCAGCGTGATCATCATGCTGCTCTGGCTCTGGATCCTGAACATGTCCCTGCTCTTCGGTGCTGAGTTCGACGCCGAAGTCGAGCGGGGGCGCCAGCTCCAGGCCGGCATCAAGGCGGAGGAGACCATCCAGTTGCCCCCGCGGGATACCAAAAAGAGCGAAAAGATGCAGCAGCAGATCGAGGAAGACATCAAGCACGGCCGCGAACTCCGGGAGAAGTACTCCTCGGAGAACGGCGGTAACGGCTCCGCCGACAGCCAGGACGGGCAGCCTGCCGGCAATGGCCAGGACGGCGGCCACCACGGTGAGCGGCACCGCGACAGGGTCCGCGAGAAGGTACAGCACCGCGCTGGCAACGGGGAGTCCGACGACGGCGGCCGGCCAAGCGGGAAGGCGTAG
- a CDS encoding CoA transferase, protein MDAHHVNPLPYSPRRWWAGALDVEGLALYSVGAAAEALNLYARTPGRFSTTPALTAAAFDSFGHLRIAGRKPQGFAPLSGFRQTRDGWIRLHANYPHHEQRLLRALGAASAEGAEQALRSMAALEAEAAIQGHGGIAAAVRTRDEWLASGMGRAAGSGPWIAVEHTDGTTARLGLQDFAAAATTAGGEGIGGGHKPPLEGLRVLDLTRVIAGPVATRLLAALGADVLRIDPPAFPEIEDQFVDTAFGKRSAEADLGLPQNQHSLQQLLARADVVVTGYRHGALDRFGLNPRELLASHPRLVVVTLNSWGSAGPWSGMRGFDSIVQAACGIAHVYGKDNDDGGWRPGALPVQALDHATGYGVAAAAVRLLDRRREAGMGACAQLSLARTAEELFSLPMGTEAGDTEPGVTDGPAELPGPHHNSMDSTYGQLRYVGPPLLDAGRAVDYLSPPPPYGSSPPAWN, encoded by the coding sequence GTGGACGCGCACCACGTCAATCCGCTCCCGTATTCGCCCCGACGCTGGTGGGCCGGCGCCCTCGACGTCGAAGGCCTGGCACTGTACTCGGTGGGAGCCGCGGCGGAAGCGCTGAACCTGTATGCGCGCACGCCCGGCCGGTTCAGCACTACGCCGGCGCTTACCGCGGCTGCCTTCGATTCCTTCGGCCACCTGCGGATTGCCGGACGCAAGCCACAGGGCTTCGCGCCCCTGTCGGGCTTCCGGCAGACCCGCGATGGCTGGATCCGGCTCCACGCCAACTACCCGCACCACGAGCAGCGGCTGCTGCGCGCCTTGGGAGCCGCCTCCGCGGAAGGGGCGGAACAGGCTCTTCGTTCCATGGCGGCGCTTGAGGCTGAGGCCGCCATCCAGGGCCACGGCGGGATCGCTGCGGCCGTGAGGACGCGTGACGAATGGCTTGCGTCCGGCATGGGCCGGGCGGCGGGATCCGGACCCTGGATTGCCGTGGAGCATACCGACGGCACCACGGCCCGTCTGGGACTGCAGGACTTTGCCGCGGCGGCTACTACGGCAGGCGGCGAGGGCATCGGTGGCGGCCACAAACCGCCGCTGGAGGGGCTGCGGGTCCTGGACCTGACCCGGGTGATTGCAGGGCCGGTGGCCACCCGCCTGCTTGCAGCATTGGGAGCCGACGTCCTGCGGATCGACCCGCCAGCCTTCCCGGAAATCGAAGACCAGTTCGTGGACACCGCGTTCGGCAAGCGCAGCGCGGAAGCCGATCTGGGGCTTCCGCAGAACCAGCACAGCCTCCAGCAGCTCCTGGCCCGCGCCGACGTCGTGGTCACGGGTTACCGGCACGGCGCCCTGGACCGTTTCGGGCTCAACCCGCGGGAACTGCTGGCCTCGCACCCTCGGCTGGTGGTGGTCACCCTCAACAGCTGGGGGAGCGCCGGGCCATGGAGCGGTATGCGCGGTTTTGACAGCATTGTCCAGGCCGCCTGCGGAATCGCGCACGTGTACGGGAAGGACAATGACGACGGCGGGTGGCGCCCGGGTGCCCTGCCTGTCCAGGCGCTGGACCACGCCACAGGATACGGGGTGGCTGCGGCGGCCGTCCGCCTCCTGGACCGACGCCGGGAGGCTGGGATGGGTGCCTGTGCGCAATTGTCCCTGGCCCGCACCGCCGAGGAACTGTTTTCCCTTCCAATGGGCACCGAAGCAGGGGACACCGAACCAGGGGTCACTGACGGCCCGGCAGAGCTACCCGGACCCCACCACAACTCCATGGACAGCACCTACGGGCAGCTCCGCTACGTCGGTCCACCGTTGCTGGACGCGGGCCGGGCGGTGGACTACCTGTCCCCGCCGCCCCCGTATGGAAGCTCTCCGCCCGCCTGGAATTGA
- a CDS encoding AzlC family ABC transporter permease has translation MKLLASPAVRVGISISIATGLYGVSFGALAVTSGLNLWQTMALSLLLFSGGSQFAFIGVVAGGGSGIAAMSAATLLGMRNGIYGMQLNALLRPTGWRKFVGAQLTIDESTATSTGQTDPAEQRRGFWTAGIGVYVLWNLFTAVGALAGSGLGDPKQWGLDGAAVAAFLALLWPRLKGREPIAIAVVCAVATVVAVPFVPAGVPILVAALVAALVGWFSHGRRDEGLEPDVEPYGGHRDHHPGRQQDASRPYTGAQGSEGTDPGAGA, from the coding sequence GTGAAACTCCTGGCCTCGCCGGCGGTCAGGGTGGGGATTTCCATCAGCATCGCCACCGGCCTTTATGGGGTGTCCTTCGGAGCGCTCGCAGTGACCTCGGGGCTCAACCTGTGGCAGACCATGGCCCTGAGCCTGCTCCTCTTCAGCGGTGGTTCGCAGTTCGCGTTTATCGGTGTGGTGGCAGGTGGAGGTTCGGGCATCGCCGCAATGAGCGCAGCAACCCTGTTGGGCATGCGCAACGGCATCTACGGCATGCAGTTGAACGCACTGCTGCGGCCCACCGGCTGGCGTAAGTTTGTCGGCGCGCAGCTGACCATCGACGAATCAACGGCCACCAGCACGGGCCAGACGGACCCGGCCGAGCAGCGGCGGGGATTCTGGACTGCAGGGATTGGCGTCTACGTGCTGTGGAACCTCTTCACCGCCGTGGGCGCGCTCGCCGGGAGCGGACTGGGCGATCCCAAGCAATGGGGGCTCGACGGTGCCGCGGTGGCCGCCTTCCTGGCGTTGCTCTGGCCGAGGCTTAAGGGCCGCGAGCCCATTGCCATCGCGGTGGTGTGTGCGGTGGCCACCGTTGTCGCCGTTCCCTTCGTGCCGGCGGGGGTGCCCATCCTGGTGGCCGCCCTGGTGGCCGCGCTGGTGGGCTGGTTCAGCCACGGCCGGCGCGACGAGGGCCTTGAGCCGGACGTCGAGCCCTATGGCGGACACCGTGACCATCACCCTGGCCGGCAGCAGGACGCAAGCCGCCCGTATACGGGTGCGCAGGGGAGCGAAGGCACGGATCCGGGGGCAGGCGCATGA
- a CDS encoding AzlD domain-containing protein — translation MSLWIWLLLACALAYAWKIVGYFVPARFLEDQRTSRVAGTMTIGLLASLTVVNAVVSGQGLAADARLGALAAAALALAFRAPFLVVVIAGAGTAALLRALGWS, via the coding sequence ATGAGCCTGTGGATCTGGCTGCTTCTTGCCTGCGCGCTGGCGTACGCCTGGAAGATCGTGGGCTACTTCGTGCCCGCCAGGTTCCTCGAGGACCAGCGCACATCCCGGGTTGCGGGCACCATGACCATCGGCCTGCTGGCCTCCCTTACCGTGGTGAATGCCGTCGTGTCTGGCCAGGGACTCGCGGCTGACGCCAGGCTGGGGGCGCTTGCCGCGGCCGCACTCGCGCTGGCGTTCCGCGCACCCTTCCTGGTGGTGGTCATCGCCGGGGCCGGTACCGCTGCCCTGCTGAGGGCATTGGGCTGGAGCTAG
- a CDS encoding bifunctional PIG-L family deacetylase/class I SAM-dependent methyltransferase has translation MVTFSHADQGTGEAAWAVSGLDAAPELPLDPAELAGMRFVVLAAHPDDETLGAGGLMASLAALGAEVEVLLCTAGEGSHPDSPTTSPEQLAHTRLAEFSAALAALGLADRWAFLGLPDRGLGEHAGTMAKAVREAARRLPGDPDRLALVAPYRADGHGDHDALGAAAAEVARQDGHALLEYPIWFWHWAAPQVPEWRSWLRFHLDEPARAAKRRAMAEHATQVQPLSPLPGDETLLSGQFLAHFSRPFEVFAWTPAPTASAQAHSSDDAELVFDGVHGGSTDPWNYTGSWYERRKRALTLAALPEESYESGLEVGCSIGTLTAGLAARCRKMLAVDASGTAVHRARQHLAGCPGVRVEHCVVPGAWPGGTFDLVVVSEVGYYLSAGELGQLWDRIEASLNPGGTLLLCHWRHPIAGWELDGDTVHAMARQRLGWRTAGLYQERDFVLELMVAPGHKASA, from the coding sequence GTGGTGACCTTTTCGCACGCTGACCAGGGAACTGGCGAGGCCGCCTGGGCCGTGAGCGGCCTGGACGCAGCACCCGAGCTGCCGCTTGACCCCGCCGAACTGGCCGGCATGCGCTTCGTGGTCCTGGCGGCGCATCCGGATGACGAGACACTGGGGGCCGGTGGGCTGATGGCGTCCCTGGCGGCACTGGGAGCCGAGGTGGAAGTCCTGCTGTGCACGGCAGGGGAGGGGTCACACCCGGATTCGCCCACCACCTCCCCGGAACAGCTGGCCCACACCCGGCTGGCTGAATTCTCAGCGGCCCTGGCCGCACTGGGCCTGGCGGACCGCTGGGCATTCCTCGGGCTGCCGGACCGCGGACTTGGAGAGCATGCCGGAACCATGGCCAAGGCTGTCCGGGAGGCCGCCCGCCGGCTTCCCGGTGATCCCGACCGGCTGGCCCTCGTGGCACCGTACCGGGCCGACGGGCATGGTGACCACGATGCGCTCGGTGCGGCGGCGGCAGAAGTTGCGCGGCAGGACGGCCACGCGCTGCTGGAATACCCCATCTGGTTTTGGCACTGGGCCGCACCCCAGGTGCCGGAATGGCGGTCATGGCTGCGATTCCACCTGGATGAACCGGCCCGGGCGGCTAAAAGGCGGGCCATGGCGGAGCACGCAACACAGGTGCAGCCCCTGTCTCCGCTTCCCGGCGACGAAACACTCCTCAGCGGGCAATTCCTGGCGCACTTCTCACGCCCCTTTGAGGTCTTCGCCTGGACGCCGGCGCCCACTGCATCCGCGCAGGCGCATTCTAGCGATGACGCGGAACTGGTCTTCGACGGCGTGCATGGTGGCTCCACGGATCCCTGGAACTACACCGGGAGCTGGTACGAGCGGCGCAAGCGGGCGCTCACCCTTGCTGCCCTCCCGGAGGAATCCTATGAAAGCGGCCTGGAAGTGGGCTGCTCCATCGGGACGTTGACAGCCGGGTTGGCTGCCCGGTGCCGCAAGATGTTGGCGGTGGATGCCAGTGGAACCGCGGTCCACCGGGCCAGGCAGCACCTTGCAGGCTGCCCCGGGGTCCGGGTTGAACACTGCGTCGTTCCCGGGGCATGGCCCGGCGGAACTTTTGACCTTGTGGTGGTTTCGGAGGTTGGTTACTACCTGTCCGCGGGTGAGCTGGGCCAACTGTGGGACCGGATCGAAGCGTCCCTGAACCCGGGCGGAACCCTGCTCCTGTGCCACTGGCGGCATCCCATTGCAGGCTGGGAACTCGACGGCGACACCGTCCACGCGATGGCCCGGCAGCGTCTGGGCTGGCGGACCGCAGGACTGTACCAGGAACGGGACTTCGTATTGGAACTCATGGTGGCCCCCGGCCACAAAGCGTCGGCATGA
- a CDS encoding TetR/AcrR family transcriptional regulator, with the protein MSLAVARKPLRADAARNVDKIITAARQCFREFGPEVPLQTIASTAGVGPATLFRNFADKEELVLAALNRQLRLTVDPVMDGALADIDAAAGLLRVLEALMAAASDDANLLCAVAGRRELLTGITGSLMESISILLVRGQGQGSLRTDITMTDMFRLLAMLIGVVDTMEPGSDAWRRPLALVEDAIRTVRPPRPLPALVPVPAAAVPGIPGGTIVGTQHVQ; encoded by the coding sequence ATGAGCCTCGCAGTCGCCCGTAAGCCCCTCCGCGCAGACGCAGCGCGGAACGTGGACAAAATCATCACGGCGGCGCGCCAGTGCTTCCGGGAGTTCGGCCCGGAAGTACCGCTCCAAACCATCGCATCCACCGCGGGCGTTGGCCCCGCAACCCTGTTCCGCAACTTCGCGGACAAGGAAGAACTGGTCCTGGCGGCACTGAACCGGCAGCTCCGGCTTACCGTGGATCCCGTCATGGACGGCGCCCTGGCCGATATCGATGCCGCTGCCGGGCTGCTGCGCGTGCTCGAGGCCCTGATGGCTGCGGCAAGCGACGACGCCAACCTGCTGTGCGCTGTGGCGGGCCGGCGCGAACTCCTCACCGGCATTACCGGGTCCCTCATGGAGTCGATCAGCATCCTTTTGGTGCGCGGGCAAGGCCAGGGAAGCCTGCGCACGGACATCACCATGACGGACATGTTCCGGCTGCTGGCCATGCTGATCGGCGTTGTCGACACCATGGAGCCGGGCTCCGATGCATGGCGCCGTCCGCTGGCACTGGTCGAGGACGCCATCCGTACGGTCCGCCCGCCACGCCCGCTTCCCGCGCTGGTGCCCGTCCCTGCTGCCGCAGTACCCGGCATCCCCGGGGGCACCATTGTCGGCACACAACACGTGCAATAA
- a CDS encoding thiamine-binding protein: protein MLLAFSVAPSGVPSEGSRPNDASVHDAVAAAVKIVRESGLPNQTDSMFTTIEGEWDEVFDVVKRATEAVGRYGSRVSLVIKADIRPGYSGELTAKVDRLENALAQES, encoded by the coding sequence ATGTTGCTTGCATTTTCTGTTGCTCCGTCAGGCGTTCCCAGCGAAGGTTCCCGGCCAAACGATGCGTCCGTGCACGACGCCGTTGCAGCCGCCGTGAAGATCGTCCGGGAATCCGGGCTGCCCAACCAGACCGATTCCATGTTCACCACCATTGAGGGTGAGTGGGATGAAGTGTTCGACGTCGTAAAGCGCGCCACCGAGGCGGTCGGACGCTACGGCAGCCGCGTCTCACTGGTGATCAAGGCCGACATCAGGCCCGGTTACAGCGGCGAGTTGACGGCAAAGGTGGACCGCCTCGAAAACGCCCTGGCCCAGGAGTCCTAA